In Salmo salar chromosome ssa03, Ssal_v3.1, whole genome shotgun sequence, a single genomic region encodes these proteins:
- the LOC106598864 gene encoding angiomotin-like 2a yields the protein MASTEEPSGTVLHRLIQEQLRYGNPTDARTLLAIQQQALRGGSGGSPGGGPGSDAEEGPSGSPRSSLESLTQEDSSFLQLSTRQEPQGQEHHGDYLHSESSYQLYQLHGEELPTYEQAKAHSQYMAQHWAPAPAPHKQLREGTLLRDADYRVAEEELIELKRGHVRSLSERLLQLSLERNCAIAKSEAVKNSSQSYPELGYYAPPQGLQDQHIQHPEYSSVTIMSQGYMPIHAQESQCVYRDMHQSLQIQQHRYAGPGRSEPRQMDLLMLENERLRQELEGHREKVCRIHKLEQEVQRVSNAYETLLQGSCKRESLEQTLRSKLVDEIRRLQDVNRDLRESLENARTHAAKEVEAADHNQHIMTKLLEQNEEQQFERERAERELQRLRNATEEQGLRAEQLEEALEAQLYRGRQMEEELRLKRAYVEKVERLQSALAQLQTTCKKREGLEMRLRTRLEQELKSLRAQQRQSQPPGVTVGPLHERLREREECILALEADLVRWEQKYLEESTMRQFAMDVAASAAAQRDTTIINHSPCHSSNNSFNEDLPVSDYRNQEMENRICALYTQILEKDAVLNILHQHLHQEQMKKDGSCLPAATYTPASTAKCTSINKSKTLSDDQTALSLLRCSSPAHPSQSCGSEDGAKAKEPATGSKLSIDNAAAQQHRASSLNTLRGLDDFEAEAVEIFI from the exons CGGAGGCAGTGGAGGGTCCCCTGGCGGAGGGCCTGGGAGCGACGCAGAAGAGGGTCCCAGTGGaagcccccgctcttccctggAGAGCCTCACACAGGAGGACTCCTCATTCCTCCAGCTGTCCACCCGTCAGGAGCCCCAGGGCCAGGAGCACCATGGAGACTACCTGCACTCGGAGAGCAGCTACCAGCTCTACCAGCTCCACGGCGAGGAGCTGCCCACCTACGAGCAGGCCAAGGCCCACTCCCAATACATGGCTCAGCATTGGGCACCCGCCCCGGCCCCCCACAAGCAGCTCCGAGAGGGGACCCTCCTGCGTGATGCGGACTACCGCGTAGCGGAGGAGGAGCTGATTGAGTTAAAGCGAGGGCACGTGCGGTCGCTCAGCGAGCGTCTCCTGCAGCTGTCTCTGGAGAGAAATTGTGCCATAGCGAAGTCGGAGGCAGTGAAGAACTCCTCACAGAGCTACCCAGAGCTGGGTTACTACGCCCCCCCACAAGGCCTCCAGGACCAACACATCCAACACCCAGAATACTCATCGGTTACCATCATGTCCCAAGGTTATATGCCCATCCACGCTCAAGAGTCCCAGTGTGTGTACAGGGACATGCACCAGTCACTCCAGATCCAGCAGCACAG GTATGCGGGCCCAGGCAGATCTGAGCCAAGGCAGATGGACCTGCTGATGCTGGAGAAcgagaggctgagacaggagctgGAGGGCCACCGAGAGAAGGTCTGCCGCATCCACAAG TTGGAGCAGGAGGTCCAGAGGGTATCCAATGCCTATGAGACTCTGCTGCAGGGCAGCTGTAAGAGGGAGAGCCTGGAGCAGACCTTGAGGAGCAAACTGGTGGATGAGATCAGGAGGCTGCAGGACGTTAACAGAGACCTCCGAG AAAGCCTGGAGAATGCAAGAACACACGCTGCCAAAGAAGTGGAAGCTGCCGACCACAACCAGCACATCATGACCAAACTGCTCGAGCAAA ACGAGGAGCAGCAGTTTGAGCGTGAGCGTGCAGAGCGTGAACTCCAGCGGCTCCGCAACGCCACCGAGGAGCAGGGCCTGAGGGCGGAGCAGCTGGAGGAGGCCCTGGAGGCCCAGTTGTACAGAGGACGGCAGATGGAGGAGGAGCTGCGCCTCAAGCGGGCCTACGTGGAGAAGGTGGAGCGGCTGCAGAGCGCCCTGGCTCAGCTGCAGACCACCTGCAAGAAGCGCGAGGGCCTGGAGATGAGGTTGAGGACACGCCTGGAGCAAGAGCTGAAGAGCCTGAGGGCGCAGCAGCGGCAGTCTCAACCGCCGGGCGTGACGGTGGGCCCACTGCACGAGcgtctgagggagagagaggagtgtatcTTAGCCCTGGAGGCAGACTTGGTGCGCTGGGAGCAGAAATACTTGGAGGAGAGCACCATGAGGCAGTTCGCCATGGACGTGGCCGCCAGCGCTGCCGCTCAGAG AGACACAACCATCATCAACCATTCCCCCTGCCACTCTTCCAACAACAGCTTCAATGAGGACCTGCCTGTATCTGACTACAGAAACCAGGAGATGGAAAACCG GATCTGTGCTCTCTACACCCAAATCCTGGAGAAGGATGCTGTCCTCAATATCCTCCACCAGCATTTGCACCAGGAACAGATGAAGAAGGATGGGTCTTGTCTGCCTGCCGCCACGTACACTCCTGCCAGCACGGCCAAGTGCACCAGCATAAACAAAA GTAAGACTCTGTCAGACGACcagactgctctctctcttctccggtGCTCCTCCCCAGCTCACCCCAGCCAGAGCTGTGGATCAGAGGATGGAGCTAAGGCCAAGGAGCCAGCCACTGGTTCTAAGCTCAGCATTG ACAACGCTGCTGCGCAACAACATCGTGCCTCCTCCTTGAACACATTAAGAGGCCTGGATGACTTTGAAGCGGAGGCAGTGGAAATCTTCATTTGA